The genome window GCTCGTCGATGTTCGAATGGCAGTTGCGCATCCTTTTGATGACGCTGCGTCGCCAGCTCGAGCGGATCTCGGCACCGCAATCGGAGCCGGGGTCCCGCAGCGAGACCTTCGCCCGACTGCGCGAGCTTATCGAGGATCAATATCGCCAGCACTGGAGCATTGCCGACTATGCCGAGGCGCTCGGTATCAGCCGGGTTCAGCTCAACCGGCTGGCGCGCTCGTTCGCCGACAAAAGCGTGCTCGACCTGATCCAGGACCGGCTGCTGCTCGAAGCCCAGCGCCACCTCACCTACACCTCGGCGAGCGCGGCCGAGATCGCCTATGAGCTCGGCTTTCAGGACCCGGCCTATTTCTCGCGCGTGTTCAAGCGGCGGACGGGAGCGACGCCGGGTGAGTTCCGCCGTTCAAGCCGCGCGGCGACCACCCCGGAACCTGCCCGCGAGGCAGCCGAAACCAGATAGGCGCCCTGCTTCCGCTGCGGGTTTTTCGCCGCTCTATTCCAGCCTATGATCCGCACCGCCGGACAGGTCCGGTACGAAAAGACGGGATTTCCGAATGAGCAAAGATGCGATCATCCGTCTGGCCGAGGCCGACGACGCCGAGGCCATTCACGCCATGCTGGAGGCGCTGGCCGGCTATATCGGCGCGGAAACGAAGATGGTCGCCTCGGCTGCAGATCTGCGCCGTTTCGGTTTCGGCGAACATCCCGCCTTCGAGGCTTTGATTGCCGAAAGCGACGGCGAAGCCCTCGGGCTCTGCCTGTGGTTCCCGACCTTTTCGACCTGGCGCGGCCGGCCCGGCGTCTATGTGCAGGACCTCTACGTTTCGGACCATGCGCGCGGCATGGGGCTCGGCCGGCGTTTGCTGGCCGCAGCGGCCGAACGGGGGCGCCAAATCGGCGCGACCCATCTCCGGCTTGCCGTCGATCACGACAATTCCGACGCCAAGGCCGCCTACCGGCGGATCGGCCTCGTCCACATCGAGGAAGACCACATCTTCCAGATCTCCGACGGCCCCTTCGACGATCTGGCCGGGGGTAGCGAGAGCCTCAAGGCGGCGGCCCAATAAAAAACCGGCGACCGCAAGGCCGCCGGTGCAAGTCGGGCTTTGGGATCGGCGGCGCGTCCAGGAATGCGCCGCTAAATTTTCGTTGCGTGCTATTTCGCTCCGCAGGCGAATTTCGCCTTCAGCGTACCCATCAGCGCTTCGGCTGCGGGCATGGTGCGGCGGCTGTATTTCTCGTTGATCCAGCGCATGTAGGCCCAGCGGACCTCGTCGGCCAGATTGTCCTCGGGCAGGCAGATGCCAGAGGCATCGCCAACAGCGCCGGTGAACTTCAGCGCCCCGACATAGCCGAGGATATACTGTTCGCATTCGAGCTCGGCCGTTTCGCCCCAGCGGGCGTCGTTGTCGGCTTCCATGCACGGCGCCAG of Hyphomicrobiales bacterium contains these proteins:
- a CDS encoding GNAT family N-acetyltransferase, whose product is MSKDAIIRLAEADDAEAIHAMLEALAGYIGAETKMVASAADLRRFGFGEHPAFEALIAESDGEALGLCLWFPTFSTWRGRPGVYVQDLYVSDHARGMGLGRRLLAAAAERGRQIGATHLRLAVDHDNSDAKAAYRRIGLVHIEEDHIFQISDGPFDDLAGGSESLKAAAQ